A genomic stretch from Styela clava chromosome 5, kaStyClav1.hap1.2, whole genome shotgun sequence includes:
- the LOC144422874 gene encoding protein Dr1-like, with translation MADDDELNLPRAAVNKLIKETLPQVRVSNESRELIVQCCNEFIHLLSSEANEMCNKNAKKTIMPEHVLQALNTLGFGSYTQECKEVLEECKHVALKKRRGSSRLENLGIPEEELLRQQQELFAKARQEQLEQEQQEWLQMQQHMQLQQQQSGGGQPMMVPGSGMMDPSQMEAHNSASTSE, from the exons ATGGCAGATGATGATGAACTTAATCTTCCTCGCGCAGCTGTCAACAAATTGATCAAAGAAACTTTACCACAG GTTCGTGTCTCTAATGAATCAAGGGAACTAATTGTTCAATGTTGCAATGAGTTCATTCACTTGTTATCATCAGAAGCTAATGAAATGTGCAACAAGAATGCGAAAAAAACAATTATGCCTGAACATGTATTGCAGG CATTGAACACTTTGGGCTTTGGTTCATACACACAAGAATGTAAAGAAGTTTTAGAAGAATGCAAACACGTGGCTTTAAAGAAAAGAAGAGGGAGCAGTCGACTAGAAAATTTGGGAATACCAGAGGAAGAACTGTTGCGTCAACAGCAAGAATTGTTTGCCAAG GCTAGACAAGAGCAGTTAGAACAGGAGCAACAAGAATGGTTACAAATGCAACAACACATGCAACTCCAGCAACAACAATCAGGTGGAGGACAACCAATGATGGTTCCTGGCAGTGGAATGATGGATCCGTCTCAAATGGAAGCACACAATTCAGCATCCACAAGCGAATGA